In Bacteroidales bacterium, one DNA window encodes the following:
- a CDS encoding NADH-quinone oxidoreductase subunit B, whose protein sequence is MGVKIKSMKYEDFEDNETLELFKQSGGNILFTTIDNIVNWGRSNSIWPLTFATSCCGIEMMATGAARHDFARFGIEVYRASPRQADVIVVAGTIVPKMAPVLKRLYDQMPDPKYVIAMGACAVSGGPFVNSYSIVKGVDKIIPVDVYVPGCPPRPEALLYGVMQLQRKIKTESMFLKKDK, encoded by the coding sequence ATGGGAGTAAAAATTAAATCGATGAAGTACGAAGATTTTGAGGATAACGAAACCCTCGAACTCTTCAAACAATCAGGCGGCAACATCCTTTTCACAACAATCGATAATATAGTTAATTGGGGACGAAGCAATAGCATCTGGCCATTGACCTTCGCAACCAGCTGTTGTGGTATTGAAATGATGGCCACTGGTGCTGCACGTCATGACTTTGCCCGTTTCGGCATAGAGGTTTATCGTGCTAGCCCTCGTCAAGCAGACGTAATTGTTGTTGCAGGAACAATCGTACCAAAGATGGCTCCTGTGCTAAAACGTTTGTACGACCAGATGCCTGATCCAAAGTATGTTATTGCAATGGGAGCATGCGCAGTTTCTGGCGGACCATTTGTTAATTCATACTCCATTGTTAAAGGTGTTGATAAGATTATACCTGTGGATGTTTATGTTCCAGGATGTCCCCCAAGACCTGAAGCATTGCTTTATGGTGTTATGCAGCTCCAGCGCAAGATCAAGACTGAGAGTATGTTTTTAAAAAAAGATAAATAA
- a CDS encoding four helix bundle protein: protein MDNKEFSKQLEERTKRFAIEIIKLSSLLPETPEGKVIKYQITKSGTSVGANYREANRSRSKADFKNKIKISESEASETVYWLEIIERLNWIDNKKTQSMLTEANELLAIFTSIGSKLKTST, encoded by the coding sequence ATGGATAACAAAGAGTTTAGCAAACAACTTGAGGAAAGAACCAAAAGGTTTGCTATCGAAATTATCAAACTTTCATCTTTACTACCCGAAACGCCTGAGGGTAAAGTAATCAAATACCAGATTACTAAATCGGGAACAAGTGTGGGAGCTAATTATAGGGAAGCAAATCGTTCAAGGAGTAAGGCAGATTTTAAGAATAAAATTAAAATAAGTGAAAGCGAAGCAAGTGAAACAGTTTATTGGTTAGAAATTATTGAACGTTTAAATTGGATTGATAATAAAAAAACTCAATCAATGCTAACAGAAGCCAATGAACTACTTGCGATTTTCACTTCAATTGGAAGTAAGTTAAAAACAAGTACTTAG
- a CDS encoding 4Fe-4S dicluster domain-containing protein produces the protein MELERKLIKKASLEKLYQKLQANGNKIFAPIIKDGKTEFHYNPSYTEVTYDHIQTTQSLKNTVFPKIENLVRFTTDRNGTEVTEVDLAKVPSLVLWGAHPCDAAGFNALKSIFMWDYKDEYFNTRMNKMAVISLSCYKCDDNCFCTSVGLNPGATNGSDILLTKLSTGDYLAEIITKKGKEIVNAAADLFEAAPAESKDGNLAQVKQQFSHEKVTKNLAGTFEHPFWVENSLRCIGCGACAFVCPACACFDIQDETKGKTGKRLRCWDSCGFGLFTIHTSGHNPREVQSQRWRQRIMHKFSYMPERNESLGCIGCGRCSRACPVDMNILEQLVKLENI, from the coding sequence ATGGAACTTGAAAGGAAACTAATCAAAAAGGCATCGCTTGAAAAACTTTACCAAAAGCTTCAGGCGAATGGCAATAAAATATTCGCTCCAATTATCAAAGATGGTAAAACAGAATTTCACTATAACCCATCATATACCGAGGTTACCTATGATCATATTCAAACAACCCAATCGTTAAAAAATACCGTATTTCCTAAGATAGAGAATCTTGTACGTTTCACAACCGATAGGAATGGTACTGAGGTTACTGAGGTAGATCTAGCAAAAGTTCCAAGCCTTGTCCTTTGGGGTGCTCACCCTTGTGATGCTGCTGGCTTTAACGCCTTGAAGTCGATATTCATGTGGGATTATAAAGATGAGTACTTTAATACCAGAATGAATAAGATGGCGGTTATTAGCCTTAGCTGCTATAAATGTGACGATAACTGTTTTTGTACCTCTGTTGGACTAAATCCAGGCGCAACAAACGGAAGCGATATACTGCTCACCAAACTTAGCACTGGCGATTATCTTGCCGAGATTATCACCAAAAAGGGCAAAGAGATTGTAAATGCTGCCGCAGATCTATTTGAGGCTGCTCCTGCAGAATCAAAAGATGGAAACCTTGCTCAGGTTAAGCAACAATTCTCACACGAAAAGGTAACCAAAAACCTTGCTGGCACTTTCGAACACCCATTCTGGGTTGAAAATTCGCTCCGCTGCATTGGTTGCGGTGCTTGTGCGTTTGTATGCCCTGCTTGTGCTTGTTTCGATATTCAAGATGAAACCAAGGGTAAAACTGGTAAACGACTAAGATGTTGGGATTCATGCGGTTTTGGACTATTTACAATCCATACATCAGGTCATAACCCACGCGAGGTTCAGAGTCAGCGTTGGAGACAGAGGATTATGCATAAATTCTCATATATGCCTGAACGTAACGAATCGCTTGGTTGCATTGGTTGCGGCCGCTGTTCACGTGCTTGCCCTGTGGATATGAATATCCTTGAGCAGCTGGTTAAATTGGAGAATATTTAA
- a CDS encoding hydrogenase iron-sulfur subunit produces the protein MSEFEPKIVAFVCNWCTYAGADLTGTSRIKYAANVKIIRFPCTGRIDFMLLMKAFQNGADGIIVSGCHPNDCHYSSGNFHAKRRWMAFRELLDYMGVDIERITFSWVSAAEGARWAEIVNTTTEKLRKLGPYTNYQNLVKSGIEEEL, from the coding sequence ATGTCTGAATTTGAACCTAAAATAGTTGCTTTCGTATGCAACTGGTGTACATACGCCGGAGCCGATTTAACGGGGACAAGCCGCATCAAGTATGCAGCCAACGTTAAGATTATTCGCTTCCCTTGTACAGGTAGAATCGACTTTATGCTTTTGATGAAAGCCTTTCAGAATGGTGCCGATGGGATTATCGTTTCAGGTTGTCACCCCAACGATTGTCACTATTCCAGTGGAAATTTCCACGCAAAACGCCGCTGGATGGCATTCCGCGAGTTGCTCGATTATATGGGTGTTGATATTGAGCGAATCACTTTCTCTTGGGTATCGGCTGCCGAGGGTGCACGTTGGGCTGAGATTGTAAATACTACTACCGAAAAACTCCGTAAACTCGGACCCTATACAAATTATCAGAATCTTGTTAAATCTGGTATAGAAGAAGAACTATAA
- a CDS encoding CoB--CoM heterodisulfide reductase iron-sulfur subunit A family protein: MARIGVFICHCGENISATVDVVKVAEEISKLKGVAHSVEYKYMCSDPGQNLVIEAIKEKKLTGVVVAACSPRMHEPTFRKACENAGLNPFLCEMANLREHCSWVHERNDTTTEKAIDIVRTLVAKVQKNAALQPIKVPVTKKALVIGGGVAGIQAALDIANCGHKVILVERSPSIGGHMAQLSETFPTLDCSQCILTPRMVEVAQHPNITLYTYAEVEGLEGFIGNFKVKIRKKSKSLDEKLCTGCGLCTTKCPKKKIPSEFEQNLGFRPAIYVPFPQAVPNKPVIDKVNCTYYNTGKCKVCEIVCPTKAIRFDQPDEIIEESIGAIVLATGFEVKRSDFFPEYGHGKYKDVIDGLQFERLASASGPTQGVIRRPSDGQIPKRIAFIACAGSRDPAKGIEYCSRICCMYTAKHAMLYKHKVHEGDAYVYYMDIRAAGKNYEEFVRRAIEEDHVHYVRSRVSTIIERNGKYILKVADTLLGAQPQEVEFDMVVLATAGIASPGAENLAQTLHVSYDQHKFFAEAHPKLRPVETNTAGIFLAGACQTTRDIPDSVSMASGAAVKVAGLFSQTELTRDPLIAQVNRLGPPLYSTCVGCFMCQPVCPYQAIEREEIKSRDGKVIKVLAKINEGLCQGCGTCIALCRSKSIDIHGYTNQQVYSEVVALFNEF; this comes from the coding sequence ATGGCTCGAATAGGAGTTTTTATTTGTCACTGCGGCGAAAACATTAGCGCAACAGTTGATGTAGTAAAAGTTGCTGAGGAAATCAGCAAACTTAAGGGCGTTGCTCATAGTGTCGAGTATAAATATATGTGTTCCGACCCAGGACAAAACTTAGTTATTGAGGCAATAAAGGAGAAGAAACTTACAGGAGTTGTGGTTGCTGCGTGTTCACCACGTATGCACGAACCAACTTTCCGTAAAGCTTGTGAGAATGCTGGCCTTAACCCTTTCCTCTGCGAAATGGCTAACCTTAGGGAGCATTGTTCTTGGGTTCATGAAAGAAATGATACTACCACTGAAAAAGCTATTGATATTGTAAGAACATTGGTGGCAAAGGTTCAGAAGAATGCCGCACTTCAACCAATCAAGGTTCCTGTTACCAAAAAGGCATTAGTGATTGGAGGTGGAGTCGCAGGTATTCAGGCTGCACTTGATATTGCAAACTGTGGTCATAAAGTTATTTTGGTTGAACGCTCACCCTCTATTGGTGGTCACATGGCTCAGCTATCGGAGACTTTCCCAACTCTCGATTGCTCGCAATGTATCTTAACTCCAAGAATGGTTGAGGTTGCTCAGCACCCAAATATCACTCTATATACATACGCTGAAGTTGAAGGTCTAGAAGGGTTTATAGGTAACTTCAAGGTGAAAATTCGTAAAAAATCAAAGAGCCTCGATGAGAAACTTTGTACTGGTTGCGGGTTGTGTACAACAAAATGTCCTAAAAAGAAAATTCCAAGCGAGTTTGAACAAAACTTAGGGTTTCGTCCAGCAATATACGTTCCATTCCCTCAAGCAGTACCCAATAAACCGGTTATAGACAAAGTAAACTGTACCTATTATAATACAGGTAAGTGCAAAGTTTGCGAAATTGTTTGCCCTACAAAGGCAATCCGTTTCGACCAACCTGATGAAATAATCGAGGAATCAATTGGAGCAATTGTACTTGCAACTGGTTTTGAGGTTAAGCGTTCCGATTTCTTCCCAGAATACGGACATGGTAAATATAAAGATGTGATCGATGGTCTTCAATTTGAAAGATTAGCATCAGCATCTGGCCCAACACAAGGTGTTATTCGACGTCCATCGGATGGACAAATTCCAAAACGCATAGCATTTATAGCATGTGCTGGTTCTCGTGACCCTGCAAAGGGAATAGAGTACTGCTCAAGAATCTGCTGTATGTACACCGCAAAACATGCAATGCTTTACAAACACAAGGTTCACGAGGGTGATGCTTACGTATACTATATGGATATTAGGGCAGCAGGTAAGAACTACGAAGAGTTTGTTCGCCGTGCCATTGAAGAAGACCATGTACATTATGTAAGAAGTCGCGTATCGACAATTATTGAGCGTAACGGAAAATATATATTAAAGGTAGCTGATACTCTTCTTGGTGCTCAACCTCAAGAGGTAGAGTTCGATATGGTAGTGCTTGCAACAGCAGGTATTGCTAGTCCAGGTGCAGAAAACTTAGCTCAAACCTTACATGTATCTTACGATCAACATAAGTTCTTTGCTGAGGCACATCCAAAACTTCGTCCTGTGGAGACAAACACCGCAGGTATTTTCTTAGCAGGTGCTTGCCAAACAACAAGGGATATTCCCGATTCAGTTTCAATGGCATCGGGTGCAGCAGTAAAAGTTGCTGGATTGTTCTCACAAACAGAATTAACCCGTGATCCATTAATTGCTCAGGTTAACAGATTAGGCCCACCACTCTATTCAACCTGTGTTGGCTGCTTTATGTGTCAACCAGTTTGCCCATACCAAGCAATCGAGCGAGAAGAGATTAAATCGAGAGATGGTAAAGTAATAAAGGTGCTTGCTAAAATAAACGAGGGATTATGTCAAGGTTGTGGAACTTGTATTGCACTTTGTCGCTCCAAATCTATCGACATTCATGGCTACACCAATCAGCAAGTTTACTCAGAGGTAGTGGCATTATTTAACGAGTTTTAG
- a CDS encoding amino acid permease, translating to MKTRLFQTKPIQQLLSESEDKEHGFKKTLGPLNLTTLGIGAIIGAGIFVLTGQAAANYAGPAIVLSFIISGLACAFAGLCYAEFASMIPISGSAYTYAYSTMGEFLAWIIGWDLIIEYLFAASTVAVGWSGYVVSLLNDIGIHIAPQFAASPGTQLIQVPGMGWQATSSQLVTYLANHNIDVNTLPHVVGVLNIPAMIIIGLLTALLVIGIKESANFNNIMVIVKVCVILLFIGVGIAFIKLENWHDFIPKNTGKWGEFGISGIFRGAAVIFFAYIGFDAVSTAAQEAKNPQRDMPRGILGSLTISTFLYIAVALVLTGVVSYTLLNVPDPVAVGVNAMGSSMAWLKPIVKIAAIAGLTSVILVMLLGQPRIFYAMSKDGLLPPVFSKVHPKFKTPYISSLITGAFAMVLAGVLPISLLGELVSIGTLLAFAIVCVGIIVLRKTRPELPRPFRTPWVPFLPALGAIICLVQMFSLPLDTWLRLIGWFAIGMIIYFTYGIKKSKLLKK from the coding sequence ATGAAAACACGATTATTTCAAACAAAACCTATTCAACAACTTCTTTCCGAATCCGAAGATAAAGAACATGGGTTTAAAAAAACCTTGGGGCCACTTAACTTAACAACTTTGGGCATTGGTGCTATTATTGGTGCTGGTATTTTTGTATTAACAGGACAGGCAGCCGCAAACTATGCCGGACCTGCTATTGTGTTATCATTCATAATATCTGGCCTAGCATGTGCTTTTGCAGGTTTATGTTACGCCGAGTTTGCATCAATGATTCCTATCTCTGGAAGTGCCTATACCTATGCATATTCAACAATGGGCGAGTTTTTAGCATGGATAATTGGATGGGATTTAATTATTGAATATTTGTTTGCTGCGTCAACAGTAGCAGTAGGTTGGTCGGGTTATGTGGTGAGTTTACTAAATGATATTGGAATACATATTGCGCCGCAATTTGCTGCATCTCCGGGAACACAACTAATACAAGTTCCGGGAATGGGTTGGCAAGCAACCTCAAGTCAGCTAGTTACCTATCTTGCAAATCATAATATTGATGTAAATACCTTACCACATGTTGTTGGAGTACTAAATATCCCAGCAATGATTATTATTGGCTTACTCACTGCCCTACTTGTTATCGGAATAAAAGAATCAGCAAACTTTAACAATATTATGGTAATTGTTAAGGTATGTGTTATTTTACTTTTCATTGGTGTTGGTATTGCATTTATAAAATTAGAAAATTGGCATGATTTTATTCCCAAGAACACAGGAAAATGGGGCGAGTTTGGCATAAGCGGGATATTTAGGGGTGCAGCAGTAATCTTTTTTGCCTATATTGGTTTTGATGCTGTTTCTACAGCAGCACAAGAGGCTAAAAATCCTCAGAGAGATATGCCAAGAGGTATTCTTGGTTCGCTAACCATCTCAACCTTTTTATATATCGCTGTAGCACTTGTACTAACAGGAGTTGTAAGTTATACACTTTTAAATGTTCCAGATCCAGTTGCTGTTGGAGTTAATGCAATGGGAAGTAGCATGGCATGGTTGAAACCAATTGTGAAAATTGCTGCAATTGCCGGATTAACTTCAGTAATTCTAGTTATGCTTTTGGGACAACCAAGAATTTTTTACGCAATGTCTAAGGACGGGTTACTTCCTCCGGTATTCTCGAAAGTACACCCAAAATTCAAGACTCCTTATATTAGTTCTTTAATTACGGGAGCATTCGCTATGGTATTAGCGGGCGTGTTGCCAATTAGTCTTTTAGGTGAACTTGTGTCTATTGGAACACTACTCGCATTTGCAATTGTTTGCGTTGGGATTATTGTACTCCGTAAAACCAGACCTGAACTTCCACGTCCATTTAGAACACCTTGGGTACCATTCCTACCCGCATTGGGAGCTATAATATGCCTTGTACAAATGTTTTCGTTACCTTTAGATACTTGGTTACGATTAATAGGTTGGTTTGCAATAGGTATGATTATTTATTTCACTTACGGAATTAAGAAAAGTAAACTGTTAAAAAAATAA
- a CDS encoding FAD/NAD(P)-binding protein, with protein MCQNIYKPYLMEVEKITEEAPEVKTFRLKFKNPEDAEKFEFKAGQFGEYSVMGEGESTFCIASAPTRKGYIECTFRKAGRVTGALANLEEGETIGFRGPYGNIFPIDEWKGKNLLYIAGGIALPPMRCVIWNTLDLRENYKDITIIYGARTVNDLVYKHELKEWGERPDVKLVTTVDPGGETPNWKGEVGFVPTVLEKVAPSSKDTIAIVCGPPIMIKYTFPVLEKLGFTEDTIFTTLENRMKCGFGKCGRCNVGKYFVCKDGPVFTYKQLKELPDEY; from the coding sequence ATGTGTCAAAATATCTATAAACCCTACTTAATGGAGGTCGAGAAGATTACCGAAGAAGCACCTGAGGTAAAAACTTTTCGATTAAAATTCAAGAACCCTGAGGATGCTGAAAAGTTCGAGTTTAAGGCTGGGCAGTTTGGTGAGTACTCGGTGATGGGCGAAGGCGAATCAACCTTTTGTATCGCATCAGCACCTACCCGCAAGGGGTATATCGAATGTACATTCCGCAAGGCAGGTAGAGTAACTGGCGCATTGGCAAATCTCGAAGAGGGCGAAACCATTGGTTTCCGTGGTCCTTATGGCAATATCTTCCCAATTGATGAGTGGAAAGGCAAAAACCTACTCTACATCGCTGGTGGTATTGCACTTCCCCCTATGCGTTGCGTGATTTGGAATACACTCGATTTAAGAGAAAACTATAAAGATATTACAATTATATACGGTGCAAGAACGGTAAACGACCTAGTTTATAAGCACGAGTTAAAGGAATGGGGGGAGCGTCCCGATGTGAAGTTGGTAACTACCGTTGACCCAGGGGGTGAAACTCCAAATTGGAAGGGCGAAGTTGGATTTGTTCCAACTGTTCTCGAAAAGGTTGCCCCATCGAGCAAAGATACCATTGCTATTGTTTGTGGCCCTCCAATTATGATCAAATACACGTTCCCTGTTCTCGAAAAGTTAGGTTTTACTGAAGATACTATCTTTACAACGCTTGAAAACAGGATGAAGTGCGGGTTTGGGAAATGCGGTCGTTGCAATGTTGGTAAGTACTTTGTTTGTAAGGATGGACCAGTTTTTACCTATAAACAGCTAAAGGAATTACCTGATGAGTATTAG
- a CDS encoding NADH-quinone oxidoreductase subunit D: MGPQHPSTHGVLRLVLSLKGEMVQKVEPHCGYIHRGMEKMTETMTYQQIIHLTDRLDYLSAHMNNAAVCLAVEKALDIEVPERVKVIRTIMDELARIASHQLWWCSFGMDLGGLTCFFYGLRDREKILDIFEETTGSRLIQSYNCPGGLMADLDPNFQKKVKDFIKYFRKILPEYDELLSGNIIMMERAKGVGVMSKEQAISFGMTGPSGRGSGFSCDVRKHHPYHAYDRVKFNEVLRTEGDTYARYMVRLDEMRESMNIIEQLIDNIPTGDVAVKMKPIIKLPEGEYYQRVESARGEFGVYIISKGEKNPYRMKFRSPNFCNLSALDTLARGQKIADLVAIGGSLDYIIPDIDR; the protein is encoded by the coding sequence ATGGGACCTCAACACCCATCTACTCACGGTGTGTTACGTCTTGTCCTTTCGCTAAAAGGCGAAATGGTTCAAAAAGTTGAACCACATTGCGGTTACATCCATCGTGGTATGGAGAAGATGACCGAAACAATGACCTACCAACAGATCATACATCTTACCGATAGGCTCGATTACCTTTCTGCTCACATGAATAATGCAGCAGTTTGCCTCGCAGTTGAAAAAGCACTTGACATTGAGGTACCCGAAAGAGTAAAGGTTATCCGCACAATTATGGATGAATTAGCCAGAATCGCTTCACATCAACTTTGGTGGTGTTCATTCGGTATGGATCTTGGTGGTTTAACATGTTTCTTCTATGGACTTCGCGACCGCGAAAAAATTCTTGATATTTTTGAGGAGACCACTGGTAGCCGATTAATACAGAGTTACAATTGTCCTGGTGGTTTAATGGCTGATCTCGATCCAAATTTCCAAAAGAAGGTTAAAGATTTTATAAAATACTTCAGAAAAATCCTTCCTGAGTATGATGAGTTGCTTTCAGGCAACATCATTATGATGGAAAGAGCTAAAGGTGTTGGAGTAATGAGCAAGGAACAAGCTATCTCTTTTGGTATGACAGGTCCATCTGGTAGAGGAAGCGGTTTCTCATGCGACGTTCGCAAGCATCACCCTTACCATGCCTACGACAGGGTTAAATTTAACGAGGTTTTACGTACTGAAGGCGATACTTACGCTCGTTATATGGTCCGTTTGGACGAGATGCGTGAATCGATGAATATAATCGAACAACTAATCGATAATATTCCTACTGGTGACGTCGCTGTTAAGATGAAGCCGATTATCAAACTTCCTGAAGGAGAGTACTATCAAAGAGTTGAATCTGCACGTGGCGAGTTTGGTGTTTACATTATAAGCAAAGGCGAAAAAAATCCATATAGGATGAAATTTCGTTCACCAAACTTCTGTAATCTTTCGGCACTTGATACCTTGGCCAGAGGTCAAAAGATTGCAGACTTAGTGGCTATTGGTGGCTCACTCGATTACATTATTCCTGATATTGACAGATAG
- a CDS encoding NADH-quinone oxidoreductase subunit C produces the protein MTNQELKDSILKIEPTAVLDEGKQCLNLTVAADKWYSLAQQLKGNKELAFDYLFNLTGVDYGDTLGVVYHLESTMFHHVIVVKVSADKQNPQIPTICDIWRTAEFHEREAFDFLGIQFTNHPDLRRIFLDEEWKGYPLRKDYDPSVNTI, from the coding sequence ATGACTAACCAGGAATTGAAAGATAGTATACTAAAGATAGAGCCTACAGCCGTTCTTGATGAGGGGAAACAATGCCTCAATCTTACGGTTGCCGCTGACAAATGGTATAGCCTTGCTCAGCAGCTAAAAGGGAATAAGGAGTTGGCTTTTGACTATCTGTTTAACCTAACGGGTGTTGACTATGGCGATACCCTTGGAGTAGTTTATCATCTTGAATCAACAATGTTTCATCATGTAATCGTTGTTAAGGTTTCGGCTGATAAGCAGAATCCCCAAATCCCAACCATTTGTGATATTTGGAGAACCGCTGAATTCCACGAGAGAGAAGCATTCGATTTTCTTGGAATACAGTTTACTAACCATCCCGATTTGAGAAGAATTTTCCTTGATGAGGAGTGGAAAGGTTATCCGTTACGGAAGGACTACGACCCTTCAGTAAATACTATTTGA
- a CDS encoding CoB--CoM heterodisulfide reductase iron-sulfur subunit B family protein, whose translation MKIGLYPGCSLNGSARDYNESVFALAKAFDIEFEQVPDWNCCGATAAHNMNKELSLALPARILAAAEKHGLADVVVPCAACYSRLAVTQHELLHDPVLRNRVSEIIGMEFKGTTNIMNVIQFVDKFIVDKLEPKIKKKFNYNVACYYGCLMVRPAKILKYDRPEDPQSMDNVMRKIGANALDWGYKVECCGAGLSVSKTDMVAKLSGKIIEDATYRGAEAIIVACPMCHSNLDMRRPSINKFWNNKFTVPVIYMTQAIGLAVGLTPKEIGLKRHFVAINLPEKKEEPVVEKKVKTKEVESA comes from the coding sequence ATGAAGATAGGACTATATCCAGGTTGCTCGCTGAATGGTTCAGCTAGAGATTATAACGAGTCAGTTTTTGCACTTGCCAAAGCATTTGATATTGAATTTGAACAAGTTCCCGATTGGAACTGCTGCGGTGCAACTGCTGCTCACAATATGAACAAGGAACTTTCCTTGGCTCTTCCTGCTCGTATCCTTGCCGCTGCAGAAAAACATGGACTTGCTGATGTTGTAGTTCCTTGCGCTGCATGCTATAGTCGTTTGGCAGTTACTCAGCACGAACTACTTCATGACCCTGTTCTAAGAAATCGTGTAAGCGAAATTATTGGAATGGAGTTCAAGGGTACAACCAATATAATGAACGTAATTCAGTTTGTCGATAAGTTTATTGTTGATAAACTTGAACCCAAGATCAAAAAGAAATTCAACTATAATGTTGCCTGCTATTATGGTTGCTTGATGGTTCGTCCAGCAAAGATTTTAAAGTACGATCGTCCCGAAGATCCACAATCGATGGATAATGTGATGCGGAAGATCGGTGCAAATGCATTGGATTGGGGCTATAAGGTTGAGTGTTGTGGTGCTGGTCTATCTGTTTCAAAAACCGATATGGTTGCAAAGTTATCTGGAAAGATCATTGAGGATGCCACATATCGTGGTGCAGAAGCAATTATCGTTGCTTGCCCAATGTGCCATTCAAATCTCGATATGCGCCGTCCAAGCATCAATAAGTTTTGGAATAATAAATTCACAGTTCCTGTTATCTATATGACTCAGGCAATTGGATTAGCTGTTGGGTTAACTCCAAAGGAAATTGGATTGAAGCGTCATTTTGTGGCTATAAATCTTCCTGAGAAGAAGGAGGAGCCGGTTGTTGAGAAAAAGGTTAAGACGAAAGAAGTTGAGAGTGCATAG
- a CDS encoding heterodisulfide reductase subunit C codes for MSSGAHHHEVDNSLAGKVRHNTQVHAQRCYQCGKCSAGCPLSADMDYPPSLVLRMLQTGDPVFEDKILRSYTIWVCLSCEMCIQRCPMEVDIPVMMDYLRQESIRQKKVNPKAKNIVSFHKSFLDSIKYTGRLFEFGLVVDYKMRSWKMFQDITLMPGMISRGKLHFIPERIKGIKNISNIFTKVSKEDKK; via the coding sequence ATGTCAAGTGGAGCACATCATCATGAAGTAGATAACTCTTTAGCGGGTAAAGTTCGGCACAATACCCAAGTGCATGCCCAAAGATGTTATCAATGCGGAAAATGTAGCGCAGGTTGTCCCCTATCAGCCGATATGGATTACCCGCCCAGTTTGGTCCTCAGAATGCTACAAACAGGCGATCCTGTTTTTGAGGATAAAATCCTCAGATCGTACACCATATGGGTATGTCTCAGCTGTGAGATGTGCATACAGCGCTGCCCAATGGAGGTTGATATCCCTGTAATGATGGACTACCTCCGTCAGGAATCTATTCGTCAGAAAAAGGTTAATCCAAAAGCAAAAAATATAGTTTCATTCCATAAATCATTCCTCGATTCAATAAAATATACTGGAAGGTTATTCGAATTTGGATTAGTGGTTGATTATAAGATGAGATCATGGAAGATGTTCCAAGATATTACCTTGATGCCCGGAATGATTTCGAGAGGAAAACTTCATTTTATTCCTGAACGGATTAAAGGGATCAAAAACATTTCGAATATTTTCACAAAGGTTAGCAAGGAGGATAAAAAATGA
- a CDS encoding NADH-quinone oxidoreductase subunit A has product MSGEFLILFFIVAVVLVGGAIIFSNYVAPTSENPQKHDPYECGIPTKGLTWLQFNVGYYLFAIIFLVFDVEIVFVFPWSVVMKDLGMTAFIEIVIFFFVLVLGLLYAWKKKALIWE; this is encoded by the coding sequence ATGAGCGGCGAATTCTTAATTCTGTTTTTTATTGTAGCGGTTGTACTGGTTGGTGGTGCGATAATTTTTTCAAATTATGTTGCCCCAACTTCAGAGAACCCACAAAAGCACGATCCATATGAGTGCGGTATCCCAACAAAAGGGTTAACATGGTTGCAGTTTAACGTAGGTTACTACCTGTTTGCCATTATCTTTCTAGTGTTCGACGTTGAAATCGTTTTTGTGTTTCCTTGGTCGGTTGTTATGAAAGATCTTGGGATGACCGCTTTTATTGAGATCGTGATATTCTTCTTTGTACTTGTCCTAGGCCTACTATACGCCTGGAAGAAAAAGGCTTTGATATGGGAGTAA